The Nitrospirota bacterium genome includes the window GAATCTCGGTTGATTTCTTTTCCTCCAGGTACTGAGATGTTTCACTTCCCTGGGTTTGCTCCATCCCGCCTATGGATTCGGCGGGAGGTCTCATGGGTTTGCCATGAGGGGTTTCCCCATTCGGGCATCCCCGGATCAACGCCTGCTAGCGGCTCCCCGAGGCTTATCGCAGCTGGCCACGCCCTTCATCGCCTCTTGATGCCAGGGCATCCACCGTACGCCCTTCGTAGCTTGACCAAGTCTTTGCCTCTGATCACTGAGGCCTTGCTCGTGCGCGTTTGAAAAACGCAATGTGCGATCTATTCAGTTGTCAAAGAACAGGAGCACCAATGGACCGGTGCGAACCCTAGAAACGTTCACCGCAGGCTCGGTATGGAGCTGAGCGGGATCGAACCGCCGACCCCCTGCTTGCAAAGCAGGTGCTCTCCCAACTGAGCTACAGCCCCGAGTCCGACCGAAGGACCGAAACCATCGACGTCAGCGGATCTCGCAGTCCCGGCGCTGGAACTCGCGCCTGCGTTGCGCTCAGCAAGCTCGGTGTGGTGGGCCTACCTGGAGTCGAACCAGGGACCTCACGCTTATCAGGCGTGTGCTCTAACCAACTGAGCTATAGGCCCGTCCCTAGGCGCCTCCACTCCTTGCATGGTTCGGGAGAGACCGCGCGGCGACTCCGAAAGCCCACTCGCCTTTGAACGCTCAATAGGATGTCGGGTGCGAAACGGGATCGACCAGAGACTGGCGTGACACCCGTCGCCGAAACGACGCCGTCACGAACGTCTCCAGAAAGGAGGTGATCCAGCCGCAGGTTCCCCTACGGCTACCTTGTTACGACTTCACCCCAATTACCAGACATACCGTGGGCAGCTACCTCCCTTGCGGGTTGGCGCACCGACTTCAGGTACATCTGACTTTCGTGGTGTGACGGGCGGTGTGTACAAGGCCCGGGAACGTATTCACCGCGTCGTGCTGATACGCGATTACTAGCGATTCCGCCTTCATGGGGTCGAGTTGCAGACCCCAATCTGAACTGAGACCGGCTTTTTGGGATTAGCTCCCCCTTGCGGGTTTGCAACCATCTGTACCGGCCATTGTAGCACGTGTGTAGCCCCAGGCATAAAGGCCATGATGACTTGACGTCATCCCCACCTTCCTCCAGCTCATCGCCGGCAGTCCCCTCAGAGTTCCCGGCATTACCCGGTGGTAAACAGAGGGCGAGGGTTGCGCTCGTTGCGGGACTTAACCCAACACCTCACGGCACGAGCTGACGACAGCCATGCAGCACCTGTGCAGGCTCCCCTTGCGGGGTCGTCCCCCTTTCAGGTTCCTACTACCTACATGTCAAGCCTGGGTAAGGTTCTTCGCGTTGCGTCGAATTAAACCACATGCTCCACCGCTTGTGCGGGCCCCCGTCAATTCCTTTGAGTTTCAACCTTGCGGCCGTACTCCCCAGGCGGGGCACTTACTCCGTTAGGTGCGGCACGGGAGGGGTCGATACCTCCCACACTTAGTGCCCATCGTTTAGGGCGTGGACTACCAGGGTATCTAATCCTGTTTGCTCCCCACGCTTTCGCGTCTCAGCGTCAGTTGCAGTCCAGAGAGCCGCCTTCGCCACTGGTGTTCCTTCCGATCTCTACGCATTTCACCGCTACACCGGAAATTCCACTCTCCTCTCCTGCACTCAAGTCCGGCAGTATCAGACGCCGTTCCACCGTTAAGCGGTGGGATTTCACATCTGACTGGCCGAACCGCCTACCCGCGCTTTACGCCCAGTAAATCCGAACAACGCTCGCCACCTCTGTCTTACCGCGGCTGCTGGCACAGAGTTAGCCGTGGCTTGTTCTGTGGGTACCGTCAGGCCGCGGGATTGTTCACCCCGCGACGGTTCTTTCCCACTCAAAGGGGTTTACGACCCGAAGGCCTTCATCCCCCACGCGGCATCGCTGCGTCAGACTTTCGTCCATTGCGCAAGATTCCTCACTGCTGCCTCCCGTAGGAGTCTGGCCCGTGTCTCAGTGCCAGTGTGGCTGGTCGTCCTCTCAGACCAGCTATCCGTCAGTGCCTTGGTAGGCCGTTACCCCACCAACTAGCTGATGGAACGTGAGCCCCTCCTCGAGCGATAGCCCTTGCGAGCCATCTTTGGTCCCGGAACGCATGTCCCGGGACGTTATGCGGTATTAGCCCCGCTTTCGCGGGGTTATCCCCCTCTGGAGGGCAGGTTACCCACGCATTACTCACCCGTCTGCCACTTTACCGGTCCCCTTGCGGGGACTTTCTCGTGCGACTTGCATGTGTTAGGCGTGCCGCCGGCGTTCGTTCTGAGCCAGGATCAAACTCTCCACAAAATCGTGAAAGCTGTCCTTTGCTCTTGGAGCAAGGTACTTAAGAATTAACAGACCCGCTTCGCGGTCCCGACATCCTATTCAATTTTCAAAGAACGATTGTCCTGCGAACGCGTGATTAAATCACACGCTCAGTTGACATGTCAAGTATTTTCCAATCGCGACCTGCAGGGGCACGTGTTATACCAAATGCCCTCCGCCAAAATCAAGATCATCACGCCGCCACGGCGTTAGAGCGTGATTCGGGCGAGACGCCGTTTTCCCACCCGGATCCGGTAGACGTGCCCGCGGGCCAGCCGGTGCGCGACATCGGTCACCGGCTGGTCGTTCACGTCCACCGCGCCTTGGGGGATGAGCCGCCGCACCTCGCTCTTGCTGGCGGCGAGCCCCGCCCCGTGGATCGCCTCGACCAACGCCACATCCGGCGCACCCGGGTCGCCCATCGCGCGCAGGTCGATCTCGTCGACCTCGGCAAACTCGCGCTTGCGCACGCGCCGGTCGAACAGCTCCCGCGCGCGGGTTGCGGCGTCGGAGCCGTGGTAGCGTTCGACCAACAGCGCGGCCAGTCGGAGTTTCGCGTCCATCGGATGGGCGGCTCGGATCGGATCCAGCGGCTCGGTCGTGAGCAGCTCGTAGTATCGGACCATGGTCCGGTCGTCGATGGACATGACCTTGCCGAACATGTCGTCCGGCGGTTCTTCGATCCCGATGTAATTCCCGAAACTCTTGCTCATTTTGCGGACGCCATCGGTGCCTTCGAGAAGCGGGAGCGTGATCACCACCTGGGAGTCCTGGCCGTACCGGCGTTGCAGCGTGCGCCCCATGAGCAGGTTGAACTTCTGATCCGACCCACCCAACTCCACGTCCGCCTTGAGGGCGACGGAATCATAGCCCTGCATCAACGGGTAGTAGAACTCGAGCACCGTGATGTCTTTGCCTTCGGTGAATCGTTTCTTGAAGTCGTCGCGCTCAAGCACCCTCGCCACGGTTTGTTTGGCGCCCAGCTCCGCGAATTCCAACGTGGACATCGCGCCGAGCCACTCGCTGTTGAACCGAATCTCGGTTTTGGCGGGATCCAGAATTTTGAAGACCTGGCGCTCGTAGGTCCGTGCGTTCGCCTCCACCTGTTCGCGCGTCAACGGCTTGCGGGTCTCCGACACGCCGCTGGGATCCCCGATCATGCCGGTGAAGTCGCCGATCAAAAAGATGACGTGGTGCCCGAGGTCTTGAAAGACGCGCATTTTCTGGAGGAGGACGGTGTGTCCGAGGTGGAGGTCGGGCGCGGTGGGATCGAAACCCACTTTGATCCGCAGCGGGCGACCGGACATCGCGGCCCGCAGCTTTTCCTCCAGTTCGTTGAGCTGGATCACCTCGACCGTGCCGCGCACGATGAGATCCAGCGCCCGCGTCAGATTCGCCATCCGATCACGCCTTTTTCACGGCGTGCACCGCAACCCCGCGCGCCGCGGCCGCCGCCTCGTGCACCACCTCGGCCAGGGTCGGGTGCACGTGAACCGCGTGCACCAGATCCTCCACCGTCGCCTCCGCCTGCATAGCCACCACGGCTTCGTGGATCAGTTCCGCCGCGTGCGGCCCGATGATGTGCACCCCCAAGATCTCCCCGGTGTCTTCCGCGGTCACGACTTTGACGAATCCCATGGTCTCCCCGATCACATGCGCTTTTCCCAGCCCCCGGAAAGGGAATTCCCCGACCGCCACCGATCGTCCGGTGGCGCGCGCCTGCGACTCGGTCAACCCCACGCTCCCGATCTCGGGGACCGTGAAGATCCCTGCGGGAATGCGGTCCCAGGCCATCCGCGCGTTTCCCCCCATCGCGCGCTCGGCCGCGACTTCTCCCTGCGCCGACGCGGCGTGCGCCAGTTGCTTGCGGCCCACCACGTCGCCGATGGCCCACACGCCGTCGATCCCGGTCTCCATGCCGTCGTCAACACGCAGTTCTCCCCGCGGACCGACCGGGAGCCCCGCGGCCTCCGCTCCGATGCCGCGGCTGTTGAGAGACCGACCGACCGCGACCAACGCCCGTTCGGCCTGCACGGTCTCGCCGGATGACAACATGAGGCGCACGCCCTGCGCGAGAGGCTCGACCGCCGTCACGTTGGTTTCCAGCGAAACGCGAATGCCGCGTCGTTTCATCTCGCGCAGCAACAGCGACGAGACCGCCTCGTCTTCGCTCGCCACCAATCGCGGGAGTTGCTCGACAACCGTCACGTTCGTCCCGAACGCCCGGAAGATACCGGCAAACTCACAGCCCGTCACGCCGCCTCCCACGATCACCAGACTCGCCGGCAGTCGGGCCAGATCCAGCAGATCGTCGGAGGTCATGACCCGCTCGCCGTCGAAGGGAAACACCCCGGGACGAGCCGGTTCCGAACCCGTGGCCACAATGAGGCCGTCGCCTTCAAGGATCCTCGTTCGCCCGTCCGGTTCCCGCACCGACACGGATCGAGGGCCCGTCAACGTGCCGTGACCGCGAATGAGGTTGACCCTGGCGGCTCGGAAGAGCTGCTCGATCCCCTGGGCCTGCGCTTGAACGATGCGATTTTTGCGACTGACGACTTCGCCCAAGTCCACGGCGCCGTGATCGGCGGCGAGAACGCCGAAGTCCTTGGCGCGCTGCACGGTCGCCAACACCCCGGCGGTCGCGACCAGCGCCTTGGTGGGAATACACCCGCGGTGAAGGCACGTCCCGCCGAGCCCCGTCGCCTCCACCACCGTCACCGAGGCGCCCAGTTGCGCGGCCCGGAGCGCAGCCACGTATCCTCCGGGCCCTCCGCCCAGCACGACCAGTCGTTTTGGCATCGGAAAATGGAACGGAAAAGAGCGGGCGCGTTCGACGCGCCCGACAGCCCAGCGTAGTGAGGAGCTACTCCTCTTCCTCGCCCTGCTCGATAAACTCCTCGTATTCCTTGGCGCTCATCAACGCGTCCAGATCATCGGCGTTGCCGATCGTCATGATGGCGATCCACCCTTTGCCGTATGGGTCTTCGTTGATCAGCTGCGGGGAGTCCTTGAGCTCGTCGTTCACTTCAACGATTTTTCCGCTGATCGGCGCGAGAACCGGCGACGTGGTCTTGGTCGACTCGATTTCGGTCACTTCCTCTTCGGCCGCGACCTCGGTCCCGGCTTCGGGGAGCTCGATGTACACGATGTCGCCAAGCTCGCTCTGGGCATAATCCGTGATCCCGATCACGGCGTGTTTGCCTTCGACCTTCACCCACTCGTGATCGGTCGAATACCGTAAGTCGTCAGGAACCATGCTTGCCTCCTCCACTCGTCGCCGCCGAGAACGCCGCGTGCCGCTCCGGCAAATCGGAGCCCGATACTACCCGACGCCTTTTTTGTTTGTCAACGCGCGGCGCCAGCACCAACGCACGGTCCGTCAGGGCAGCGCCACGATGTCGCCTGTCTGAGACCACACCGCAACCGGCAGCCGTGAACCCAACTCGGTCAGCCGCGCCCCAAGTTGGGCCGCCTCGACGGGCGTGTCGATCACCCACACCGCTCGCGGGGCGGCCCGTCGCAGTTCGGCCAAGTCCTGGCCGAAGGTTCGCAAGGCGTGTTCGGGTCGCACCACCGCGGTCGTGGAGACCCGGATGAGCCACCCCACACGGGGATTCACCGCCTCCGCGGCGACCACCCACCGGTTCAGCGCCCGGGCGGACGCGCGCGCGCGCATTCCCGCCCAGGTCCAGGCGATTCGCTCGCGCCCCGCCGACGTCTCCGGCATCACGCGAG containing:
- the tyrS gene encoding tyrosine--tRNA ligase → MANLTRALDLIVRGTVEVIQLNELEEKLRAAMSGRPLRIKVGFDPTAPDLHLGHTVLLQKMRVFQDLGHHVIFLIGDFTGMIGDPSGVSETRKPLTREQVEANARTYERQVFKILDPAKTEIRFNSEWLGAMSTLEFAELGAKQTVARVLERDDFKKRFTEGKDITVLEFYYPLMQGYDSVALKADVELGGSDQKFNLLMGRTLQRRYGQDSQVVITLPLLEGTDGVRKMSKSFGNYIGIEEPPDDMFGKVMSIDDRTMVRYYELLTTEPLDPIRAAHPMDAKLRLAALLVERYHGSDAATRARELFDRRVRKREFAEVDEIDLRAMGDPGAPDVALVEAIHGAGLAASKSEVRRLIPQGAVDVNDQPVTDVAHRLARGHVYRIRVGKRRLARITL
- the lpdA gene encoding dihydrolipoyl dehydrogenase — protein: MPKRLVVLGGGPGGYVAALRAAQLGASVTVVEATGLGGTCLHRGCIPTKALVATAGVLATVQRAKDFGVLAADHGAVDLGEVVSRKNRIVQAQAQGIEQLFRAARVNLIRGHGTLTGPRSVSVREPDGRTRILEGDGLIVATGSEPARPGVFPFDGERVMTSDDLLDLARLPASLVIVGGGVTGCEFAGIFRAFGTNVTVVEQLPRLVASEDEAVSSLLLREMKRRGIRVSLETNVTAVEPLAQGVRLMLSSGETVQAERALVAVGRSLNSRGIGAEAAGLPVGPRGELRVDDGMETGIDGVWAIGDVVGRKQLAHAASAQGEVAAERAMGGNARMAWDRIPAGIFTVPEIGSVGLTESQARATGRSVAVGEFPFRGLGKAHVIGETMGFVKVVTAEDTGEILGVHIIGPHAAELIHEAVVAMQAEATVEDLVHAVHVHPTLAEVVHEAAAAARGVAVHAVKKA
- the gcvH gene encoding glycine cleavage system protein GcvH, giving the protein MVPDDLRYSTDHEWVKVEGKHAVIGITDYAQSELGDIVYIELPEAGTEVAAEEEVTEIESTKTTSPVLAPISGKIVEVNDELKDSPQLINEDPYGKGWIAIMTIGNADDLDALMSAKEYEEFIEQGEEEE